From Variimorphobacter saccharofermentans, one genomic window encodes:
- a CDS encoding AraC family transcriptional regulator, which translates to MYTSPNASLLETVSHRTEFLPISFHHTKVIPGAEQVLYLHWHNEVEFLLIKQGGATFYIEDQEYTLQTGDAIFVPPNLLHMAKSLDENACEFYAIVFSHNYLFDTSFNPHYVKYVSPVMNYSLRCPLLLTPAVSWHKDIIETLIKMYELSQYCVDQWELQMQGMLLIIWQSIYNNHLSKIEASNKLSKRSIQLENAMNYIHNSYNEDITLRKLAAMTCLSEGQFCRLFKLLTGVTPFSYINRYKVIKSCEYLENTQKKIAEIASLCGFNNISYYNREFMKYIKMTPSSYRYMVMDFGGK; encoded by the coding sequence ATGTACACAAGTCCAAATGCTTCCCTACTAGAAACGGTTTCCCACCGAACAGAATTCCTACCAATTTCGTTCCATCATACCAAGGTCATTCCAGGAGCCGAGCAGGTATTATATTTGCATTGGCATAATGAAGTAGAGTTCTTACTGATAAAGCAAGGAGGAGCAACCTTCTACATAGAGGATCAGGAATACACTCTGCAAACGGGGGATGCAATTTTTGTACCACCGAATCTTCTTCATATGGCAAAAAGTCTGGACGAAAATGCCTGTGAATTCTACGCAATAGTTTTTTCCCACAATTATTTATTTGATACATCATTTAATCCTCATTATGTGAAATATGTGTCGCCTGTTATGAATTATAGCTTGCGCTGTCCACTGTTACTGACGCCAGCTGTTTCCTGGCACAAGGATATAATAGAAACTCTTATCAAAATGTATGAACTCTCCCAATATTGCGTTGATCAGTGGGAACTGCAGATGCAGGGTATGCTACTTATCATATGGCAGAGTATCTATAACAATCACCTATCGAAGATAGAGGCTTCGAATAAGCTTTCTAAGCGTTCAATACAGCTGGAGAATGCCATGAATTACATTCATAATTCATATAATGAGGATATAACATTAAGGAAGCTGGCAGCTATGACATGCCTGAGTGAGGGACAATTTTGTCGGTTATTTAAGCTGTTAACAGGTGTGACACCCTTTAGCTATATAAATCGTTACAAGGTAATAAAGAGCTGTGAATATCTTGAGAATACTCAGAAAAAGATTGCAGAAATAGCCAGTCTCTGTGGCTTTAATAATATCAGCTACTATAACCGGGAGTTTATGAAATACATTAAGATGACACCGTCTTCTTATCGGTATATGGTTATGGATTTTGGAGGTAAATAA